Proteins encoded within one genomic window of Chroicocephalus ridibundus chromosome 7, bChrRid1.1, whole genome shotgun sequence:
- the LOC134518374 gene encoding shugoshin 2-like → MCRSQSQNSSPMHYKLEQAIAAMASREALETSFFSLSGVRERMREKKNGALKTAKLNASLASKIKTKIINNSSTIKVSLKHNNKALALALNAEKANAQRLTQEKTILQKEVEQCHFQNAVLRHKLSFLNNILKELENLMSAVKVARLSEFRTSSASLSNGQKSTMSEDSWAYDIADGQLVRAAGMPMRVPVSKLCGAEQQGGISTAVQTASLGFQRPASNEPVETVPVASKDTLPPQPAVKPQSHQEENGKKPTEAMKAQEALLDSDIFGAAALCATQQNPNNLPELAWESHPLSYEDNEMAKHFFDRLSQGHITQRRKRSTLFATSTPSSGVDILPCVSSTQTDRWSITKDSSSSSKRNTQPQLKSPSSLISSAQTTVIPDRKCLGKDIFCDQPQAKETVCGVETDSSYSRVPEFVPVKIKSKGSCKTGEKTTVKKASTGKKKTIAIKNNAESSPDLLQDEESAPNAKKLLKPEVATCSSEPEVSEMRQKACVGAFNRKNTGSDVDQHSCSPDEVQDLGRAHVVNPAELHSLGSGDLLQQVKKEVFFAIQSTESMSKSPVRTFSSHKIPSDDSSLQNSLLRKETSNACALQEDSGMNTKSIRQKINRKTRVIRQIDDTEEENLPSSVKIPEAKAEEQPKRSRTNRKTTVRKSNCSDQRKVVDVFGPCIDVQGVAKESAKGSPSNFKHSRKTYVIRPLDLAGNKECVQTDFEGGETVPPGPVPGSKPCKIPRVQRTVAAQSSKKQAGALQEKGQDKVDNMSISKKEAYPKPKRQRKRNTSSLPETDSLARQSDGAKALIGGSAELASKQPVLRGKFSCITDLLSEADAFLEEQIAEISLRNNLTDTSYSLESSSVTCSAALPVSSRLTDVPVSKSLSTEGNRMPEKSSVWLESSLILKEKTAMEISGERKEVESSSRSSPSREPEIKPLQDLTNMRTVSFSSLEEAPTRSSRRRQHPTCYTEPKLNSKLRRGDPFTDTEFLRVSPRKRKTAKAKEMTKMIKEEKEWLAEEHPSAEAGKLTAMRRDMEPEVKYWLNRQSPSS, encoded by the exons ATGTGCAGATCACAGTCCCAGAATTCCAGCCCAATGCACTACAAGCTGGAACAGGCCATTGCAG CTATGGCGTCTCGGGAGGCTTTGGAAACATCCTTCTTCAGCCTGAGCGGTGTAAGAGAGCGGATGCGGGAGAAGAAAAACGGCGCCTTGAAGACTGCGAAGCTGAATGCCTCTCTTGCATCAAAAATCAAAACGAAAATCATCA ACAACTCCTCCACTATTAAAGTCTCCCTAAAACACAACAATAAAGCACTGGCCCTGGCCCTCAATGCGGAGAAAGCCAATGCACAGCGGCTCACCCAGGAGAAGACCATCTTACAGAAGGAGGTGGAGCAATGCCACTTCCAGAACGCTGTGCTGCGACACAAGCTCTCCTTCCTG AATAACATCTTGAAAGAACTTGAAAACCTTATGTCTGCAGTTAAGGTGGCCCGACTGTCTGAG ttcCGTACAAGTTCTGCATCCTTGTCCAATGGCCAGAAGAGCACCATGAGTGAAGATAGCTGGGCCTATGATATTGCAGATGGCCAGCTTGTGAG ggctgcagggatgccaatGAGGGTGCCTGTTTCTAAGCTTTGTGGTGCAGAACAGCAAGGTGGCATCTCCACAGCAGTACAGACAGCCTCACTAGGTTTTCAGAGACCTGCTTCTAATGAGCCAGTGGAAACTGTGCCTGTTGCCTCCAAAGACACTTTGCCACCACAGCCTGCTGTGAAGCCTCAGTCCCACCAGGAAGAGAATGGGAAGAAGCCGACTGAAGCAATGAAAGCACAAGAGGCTCTTCTTGACTCTGACATCTTTGGAG CAGCAGCCTTGTGTGCAACCCAACAAAATCCCAACAATTTGCCAGAGCTTGCCTGGGAAAGTCATCCCCTTTCATATGAGGACAATGAGATGGCAAAACATTTCTTTGATCGTCTCTCACAAGGGCATATTACTCAGAGGAGAAAGCGTTCTACGCTGTTTGCAACAAGCACTCCATCTTCTGGTGTGGATATCTTGCCATGTGTCAGTTCCACTCAAACTGATCGGTGGAGTATCACAAAggacagcagcagctccagcaagagAAACACACAGCCACAGCTGAAATCTCCCAGCTCTTTGATTTCATCTGCTCAAACCACTGTTATTCCTGATAGAAAATGTTTGGGTAAAGACATTTTCTGTGATCAGCCGCAGGCTAAAGAAACTGTGTGTGGTGTTGAAACAGACTCCAGTTATAGCCGAGTCCCTGAGTTTGTTCCTGTAAAGATTAAAAGCAAAGGTAGTTGTAAAACTGGTGAGAAAACAACTGTTAAAAAagcaagcacaggaaaaaagaaaacaattgcaattaaaaacaatgcagaaagtAGTCCTGATCTACTTCAAGATGAAGAGAGTGCTCCAAATGCAAAGAAGCTTCTTAAGCCAGAAGTTGCAACATGTTCTAGTGAGCCTGAAGTTTCTGAGATGAGGCAGAAGGCTTGTGTGGGGGCTTTCAACAGGAAGAACACAGGCTCTGATGTGGACCAACATTCCTGCTCTCCTGATGAAGTCCAAGATCTCGGAAGAGCACATGTGGTGAATCCAGCAGAGCTGCACAGTCTTGGAAGTGGTGACTTACTGCAACAGGTTAAGAAGGAAGTTTTCTTTGCAATCCAAAGCACGGAGAGCATGTCAAAAAGCCCAGTTCGTACCTTCTCAAGTCACAAAATTCCCTCAGATGATTCCAGTCTACAAAATTCACTTTTGAGGAAAGAGACCTCAAATGCCTGTGCTTTGCAAGAGGACTCAGGCATGAACACTAAGAGCATCAGAcagaaaatcaacagaaagaCTAGAGTAATTAGGCAAATAGATGATACTGAGGAGGAGAATCTGCCAAGCAGTGTGAAAATACCAGAGGCCAAAGCTGAAGAACAGCCCAAAAGAAGCCGGACAAACAGGAAGACGACTGTCAGGAAAAGCAATTGTAGTGATCAGAGAAAAGTTGTTGATGTTTTTGGGCCATGTATAGATGTTCAAGGTGTAGCTAAGGAGAGCGCAAAGGGTTCACCAAGTAATTTtaaacacagcaggaaaacttATGTTATCCGTCCTTTGGATCTTGCAGGAAACAAGGAATGTGTCCAGACAGATTTTGAAGGGGGTGAAACTGTACCTCCCGGGCCTGTTCCTGGGAGCAAACCTTGCAAAATACCCAGAGTTCAGAGGACAGTAGCTGCTCAGAGCAGTAAAAAACAGGCAGGAGCCCTTCAAGAAAAGGGGCAAGATAAAGTTGACAACATGAGTATCTCAAAAAAAGAGGCTTATCCCAAACCGAAGCGTCAGAGGAAGAGGAACACCTCTAGTCTTCCAGAGACTGATTCCCTGGCCAGACAAAGTGATGGTGCCAAGGCTCTCATTGGAGGTTCAGCAGAACTTGCATCCAAGCAACCTGTCCTGAGGGGGAAGTTTTCCTGCATTACAGATCTGCTCTCTGAGGCAGATGCCTTCCTGGAGGAGCAGATAGCTGAGATATCTCTTAGAAATAATCTTACGGACACTTCATACAGTCTTGAATCCTCCTCAGTGACTTGTTCTGCAGCTTTGCCTGTCAGCTCTAGGCTTACAGATGTACCAGTTTCCAAGAGCTTAAGTACTGAGGGCAACAGAATGCCAGAGAAATCCTCTGTTTGGCTGGAAAGCTCCCTGATACTGAAAGAAAAGACTGCAATGGAAAtatctggggaaagaaaagaggttgAGTCAAGTTCTCGGAGCTCACCTTCACGGGAACCTG AGATCAAGCCACTACAGGACTTGACCAATATGAGGACTGTGTCTTTCTCCAGCTTGGAAGAAGCGCCAACACGCTCATCTAGGCGGAGACAGCATCCAACTTGCTATACAGAGCCGAAACTCAACAG CAAACTGAGGCGGGGTGACCCATTTACGGACACAGAGTTCCTCCGTGTCTCTCCCCGCAAAAGGAAAACTGCCAAAGCCAAGGAAATGACTAAGAtgatcaaagaagaaaaagagtggCTTGCTGAAGAACATCCCAGTGCCGAGGCGGGCAAGCTAACAGCAATGAGAAGAGACATGGAGCCAGAAGTGAAATACTGGTTGAACAGGCAGTCCCCAAGTTCTTAG